AGGGGGTAAGGCCCCCGGCAGACCACCGGGTTGATAGGCCAGAACTGGAAGTACAGTAATGTATGCAGGTGACTGGTACTAATAGGCCGAGGACTTACCACAAAGAAGCTACGCGTCCACTGTGCGGTATCTGAAACAACACACAGATACCTTGATTTCGATCATCCATCATTCACCAACAATTCTTGTTGGTGGGTGTGTGGAGGATCTGGATCATAGGAAAGTTACTGTGACAGTTTCATAGAGTTACGGCGGTCATAGCGAAGGGGAAACGCCCGGTCCCATTCCGAACCCGGAAGCTAAGCCCTTCAGCGCCGATGGTACTGCACTCGACAGGGTGTGGGAGAGTAGGACACCGCCGAACACAATTTACGAGAGAGCCCCCCAACATTGTTGGGGGGCTTTCTCGTTTCACCCCAAAACCGGTACTCGGTACCAAGCTCACCAGTTGCAGTTCGCGCAGGCATTGAACCTGCCACGGAACGTGCCGCGCGTGGTTAGGCTCGGAGGAGGTTCCCGGCGCGAGAGCGCGGGCCCTCACCTATGCATGCGTGATGACTATGGAGGCTTCGATGACCGATATTCTCGACCGCACCAAAATTTATGTCGACGGATCCTGGATCGAATCGGCAGGTAGCGGCCGTATCGATGTGCTGAATCCCGCGACTGAGGAAGTAATCGCTCAGGTCGCAGAAGGAACCGCAGACGACGTCGACGTCGCAGCTGTTGCGGCGCGCAAGGCTTTTCCCGAGTGGTCGGCGTTGACCGGTGCCGAGCGCGCCGAGTACCTGTCCAAAGCTGCGTCGCTGATTGCCGAGCGTATCGACGAACTCGCTGCGCTGGTGTCTCAGGACATGGGTATGCCGCTGGGTTTTGCGAAGCCCGTACAGATCGGTATGCCGCTCGCGAACCTGAACGCGTTCGCGGAACTTGCACGAACCTACGACTTCGATGCTCATGAGGTTGGCAACTCGTTGATCGTCCGTGAGCCGGCCGGCGTTGTCGGCGCGATCACGCCCTGGAACTTTCCCTTGCATCAGGTGGTTCTGAAGGTCGGCGGCGCTTTGGCAGCCGGTTGCACCGTTGTTCTCAAGCCGACGGAGGTTGCACCTCTGATTACGTATGCGCTTGCCGACATTTTTGATGAAATCGGTTTGCCCGCAGGTGTATTCAACCTCGTGAGCGGATACGGTCCGGTTGTCGGTGAGGCAATTGCGGGCCACCCCGAGGTGGACATGGTTTCCTTCACCGGGTCGACGCGGGCAGGCAAGCGCGTTGCCATTGTGGCAGCAGACACGATCAAGAGGGTCTCACTCGAATTGGGTGGGAAGTCCGCAAACGTGATTCTGGACGACGCGGACCTCGAAAAGGCCGTCACGGATGGCGTCGCAAAGTGCTTCCTGAATTCAGGGCAGACATGTTCAGCGCTGACGCGCATGTTGGTGCCGGCAGAGAAGGTAGACGAGGCGGCTGCAATTGCGGCCGCGGTCGCTGCGCATTTCCCCGTAGGAGATCCGACGCAACCTACCTCGGTGCTGGGGCCGTTGGTGAACGCGAATCAGCTCGGACGCGTTCGCGGATACATCGAGAAGGGTGTGGCCGAGGGTGCCACAGCTGTTGTCGACGGGCGTGAAACAGGTTTGGCCAGTGGATATTTTGTCGGACCGACGGTGTTCTCCAACGTCACCGAGGATATGACGATTGCTCGCGAGGAGATTTTCGGGCCAGTCCTGTCGATCATGGGTTACAAGGACGAAGCCGACGCGGTTCGGATCGCCAATGGCACCGAATACGGGCTGGCAGGCGGTGTCTGGTCGGGTGATCCCGATCGAGCGGATCGCGTCGCACGACAGTTGCGGGCGGGCCAGGTCGAGGTGAACGGCGGCGCATTCAACACGAATGCCCCGTTCGGTGGTTACAAGCAGTCAGGCATCGGACGTGAGGCGGGTACGTTCGGGCTCGAAGAGTTCCTCGAGATCAAGGCAATTCAGCGCTAGTCAAGTTGAAAATGGCGATGCACCCGTACCTCTCCGTGCGGGTGCATCGCCATTTCTGTGCCAGGATCAGGATTTGGCGGCTTCCAAGTGCTGGGCCGAGACGTTTGCCAGGTGGGTGAGGTCGGAAGCAACGGTCGCGAAGGTGTAGCCCTCGCCGAGACGCTGCGCCGCTACCTGCCCGGCTGGCGTGTGGATACCGGCGGCAACGCCTGCCGCGGCAGCTGCTTCGCGAACCCGAGTGAGCGCGGCTTCGAATTCCTCGGACACATCCGGATCGTTGGAGTGCTTGCCGCCGACGGCAATTCGTAGATCGGACGGACCGACATAGACGCCGTCCAATCCGGGTACTGCACAGATCTCCTCCACATTGGCGAGGCCCTGCGGTGTCTCGATCATTGCGAAGACGACGGTGTCGCGGTTCGCGTCGGCGGGAATGGGGCCGACCCGGAGTTGCGAGCGCATCGGCCCGTAGGAGCGAACGCCGAATGGCGGGTACTTGGCGGCAGCGACTGCAGCCGCGGCTTCTTCGGCGTTGTTGATCAGTGGAACTATGACGCCCACTGCGCCGGCGTCGAGTGCTCGCCCGATAGGAGTTGGATTGTTGGCTTCGACTCGCACCATACCGACGGTGGCGGGTGACGAGTCGATGGCGGTGAGCCCGGCGACCATTCCGGAGTAACCGATCAGACCATGCTGCATGTCGAGTGCGATGTAGTCCCAGCCGACGTGTGCAATCCATTCGGTCGAGATGGGGCTGTCGATGACGGACCAGTATCCGAGGATGCGTTCGCGTCCGCGGATACGTGCGGCGAATTCCTGTGCAGACATTGCGGGGATCCTTCTTGGTAAGGGCGGATGATGTCAGCGGTTGTAGTTGGGCATGGGGCCGCGCAATGTGGCTCCGACCTGGTCGCATTCTTCGACGATCGCATTGTCGAGGGCGCCTCGGCTGAGTGCCGCGATGTTGGATTCCAGGTGCGTGACCTTCGATCCGCCCAGGAGTATCGGCCCGGTTGCAGGCTTGCTGACGAGCCAGCGAAGAGCAAGCTCGGTCATAGTGATTCCGGCTTGTTCGGCGATAGTCGACAGTTGCGCGATGGCGTCGAAGATCTGTGTGTTCCAGTACCGCTCTTTGTACATCGACGCGAGGCGGGAGTCGCCGAATCGGCCGTCGGCGGGGTTTTCCTCGAAAGTATGACGCCCGGTCAGTAGTCCACCGCCGAGTGGGTTGTAGACCATGGTGGTCAGTCCGGTTACGTCCGCGAATTCTGCGTATTCTTCTTCGATTCGACGCGCGAGCAAGTTGTAGAGCTGTTGTGCGACGATTGGTCGCGGAGCGCCGACTGTGTCTGCGGTGTAGTTGATTTCGCTGATCTGCCAGGCTGCGAAGTTGGATACACCGAGAGCACGAATCTTGCCTTCGGCAACCAGTTCGGCGACGGTAGTGAGGGTTTCGGTCAGCGAAACGGTTCGATCGGGTTGATGGAGATAGAACAGGTCGACGTAGTCGGTGTCGAGCCTGCGCAGGCTTCCTTCGATGCTTGCGCGGAGCCCCTGTGCCGAGAGGGGGCTGTTGTCACCGGCATCGGGGTGCGGCATTCCGGCTTTGGTGGCCAGGGTGATGGAATCGCGTCGTCCATGTAGGAGTTTCGCCAGCATGCGCTCGGACTCACCACCCGCGTATCCGTTGGCTGTGTCGATGTGCGAGATACCGGCGTCCAGGGCTGCGTCGAGCATCGAGCCCGCTCCCGCTGCGTCGACGGTGTCTCCGAATGTCATGGTGCCGAGCACCAGCTTCGGAAGCTCGAGTGGTGCGGTCATCTGGTAACTCCTTGTGGTGCGGTCTGCTTGGCTAGCAAGTTTCTGGACAGGGCTGCCACCACGTGGCGTGGTTTGATCCCGACCATGGTGGTGGGATCGAGGGCAGCGCCTCGTAGTGCGCGGGTGTACGGCTCGCGTGGGCTGGCGAGAACTGCTTCTGTTGAACCGCTTTCGACGATGGTGCCCTTCGACATCACGACGACAGTCTCACTGATTTCTCGGACAACGCCCAAGTTGTGTGAGATGAAAACGTACGTCAGGCCGGTATCGGCTTGGATTTCACGCAGGAGTTCGAGAACCTGCGCTTGCACCGAAACGTCGAGAGCGCTTGTTGCTTCGTCGCAGACCAGTATCTCGGGCCCGCTGGCAAGCGCACGGGCAATGCCGATACGTTGACGTTGACCACCGGAGAACTCCGCCGGACGCCTATGCAAAGCCGAGCTGGGTAATCCCACGCGGTCGACGAGTTCGGCTGCCGCTCTGGCGCGTTCCGCCTTGCTGCGGACGCCCTTGAGTCGCAGTGGTTCTCCGATGATGTCCTCGGCGGTGAGGTGGGGGTCCAGAGATCCGTACGGATCCTGAAAGACCATCTGGACGCGAGAGCGGAAGGGACGCAGCGATTTCTCCGACATCTGCGCGATGTCGGTACCGTCGACGAGAATGCGTCCGCTGGTCGGTGTGAGGAGTCGCACGATCGATCGAGCGATTGTGGACTTGCCGCATCCGGATTCGCCGACGATGGCGAGGGTTTTACCTTTCTCCACCGCGAAGCTCACCGTATCGACGGCTCGGAAAACTCCGTCGGGAACGGGATACTCGACAACGAGGTCTTCGACGGCAAGCAACGGAGTGTTGTGCGTGCTCATGCCGAGGCTCCGATCTGTGGTGAACGCGTATCGGTGGCGGGGTCGCCGTCCCAAGGTCCCAGGTGAGGTATGGCGTCGAGAAGCTTCTGTGTGTACGCGTTTTGTGGTGTGTCGACGAGGACGTCGGCACTGCCGGTTTCGACAAAGCGTCCGTCTTTCATCACATAGATGCGGTCGGATACGAGTCGGGCAACTCCGAGGTCGTGGGTGATGACCAGCATTCCGATTCCGGTGCGCTCCTGCAACTCGAGCAGTAGATCCAGAATTCCGGCCTGAACGGTGACGTCCAATGCACTGGTGGGCTCGTCGGCAACAATCAGCTCAGGGCCGGCGGCAAGTGCGCCGGCGATCAGGACGCGCTGCAACATTCCACCCGACAGTTGATGCGGGTACTTGTCGAGTTGCTGATCCGGATACGGGATGCGCACCTGTTCGAGAAGTTCCACAGCCCGCTCGATTTGTTGTTTCTTCGCGGTCACGCCGCTGTGGCGCACCGCTTCTCGAAGCTGACTGCCGATGGTGTGGACGGGACTCAGAGCCGTCATCGGGTCTTGGGGAATGAGAGCGATGTGTCGTCCACGAATGTCGTTCAGGATCTTCGTGTTTCCGAGAATGTCCTGGCCTTTGAACGCGACCTTCCCGGAAAGGACGGCAAGATCGTCCGGAAGCAGTCCGAGTATTCCCATGGCCGTCGTCGACTTACCCGAGCCGGATTCGCCGATGATGGTGACGGTTTCACCGGCGTCGATGCAGAAGGACACCCCGTCGACGGCTCGGATGACGCCATTTGCGGTCACGAGTTCGATCTGGAGATCGTCGACCCGAAGAAGATTTCCCATGTCTCACGCCTTCGCTTTCTGAACGCCGCCACGCCTGAACAGGCTTGCGCCCAGTCGTTTCGATCCTGCCGGACGATCACGCAGGCCGTCGCCGAGCAGATTTACCCCGACCACCAGCAGCACGATCATCAGGCCCGTCAGCGTCACGATCCACCATGAAGTGGTGATGTAGTCCTGTCCGTCGGCGATGATTCGGCCCCACGTTGCGAACGGACGTTGCGGTCCCGCGCCGAGGTAGCTCAACGAGCTTTCCAGCAGGACGGCCTGTGCGAGTAGCAACAGGACGACGAGCGATGCTTGCTTGACGATGTTTGGAATTACGTGGCGCACGAGGATGGCCATGCGAGTCAGCCCTAGGACTCTGGCCGCTGCGACATAGGGCTTTTCGCGTTCGACGAGCACCAAGGAACGGGTCAGTCGGGCGACTTCGGGCCACTGCGCGATCGCGATGACAAACGTGATGACGGGGATAGACGGGCCGAACAGCGCGACAACGAGAAGAAGCATCATCAACAGCGGCAGGGACAGCTGTGCCTCGAGGAGGCGAGAGATGACAGTGTCGACCCACCCGCCGAAGTAGCCTGCGGCAGAACCTGCCACGACGCCGATGATGCCGGACACGACGACGGCAAGGATGCCGATCGTCAGAGACACCTGGCCCCCGTGCAGGATTCGCGAGAGTAGGTCGCGTCCGAGTTGGTCGGTGCCGAACAGGTGGCCGTCACTGAGCGGAGGTAACCGCCGCTGGCTCAGGTTGGTTTGATTCGGATCTGCCAGCGGCAGAAGGCCGGCGAGCGCGACGGGAAGGATCACGACGAGCGCGCAGATCGAGCCGGCCCAGATCTTGACGCGGCTGTCTCGCTTACGGCGCGTGGCTCCGGCGCGAGCGAAATCAGCCTCGGTGACTGCGCTGGGTCGCGGTGTTGTGGGAGGTTCCAAGACTGTGGTCATCAGTTGGCGCCCTTTCCGAGGCGTACCCGTGGGTCCAGGAGGGGATAGAGGAGGTCCACTGCGAGTTGTACGAGTACCGCCAGGACAGCGGTGACGAGTACGGTCGCTTGGATCAAGGGGTAGTCGCGAGTCTCGAGTGCACGCACTACCAGCGAACCGACACCGGGCCACGCGAAAACGACCTCGACGACTACGACGCCGTTGAGCATGCCGGCAAATCTGGTGCCCAGCGCGGTGACGATGGGAATTGCCGAATTACGCATCGCATATCGCCACGTGAGTTCGCGTTCCGATACACCGCGTGAACGAGCGACGGTGATGTACGGGGAGGCGAAGGCCGAGACCATTTCGCGTCGAACCATCCGGGAGATCAGCGCGATCTGAAGGATGGCGATAGTGACGGTGGGCAGGATCAGCGACGGCCACGTGGTGAATCCGGCGGCAGGGAGCACCGGGATCAAGACCGCGAAGATCGTGACCAGCATCAGGCCGCTCCAGAACTCCGGCATGGACTGTCCGCCGACTGCGACGACGTTCGCACCGAGTTCGCGTCGTGTGTCCGCATGACGGGCCATCCATACGCCCAACGGAATCGAGAGGACGGCGGTCAGCAGAATGGAGCTGACGGCCAGGGTGATGGTGTACGGAAGTCTGCCGAGAACGACGTCCATGGCCGGCGCCTGGAACGAGTACGACGTGCCGAGATTCAGGTGGAGGAGATCCCACAGGTAGATCAGGTACTGGGAGAACACCGACTTGTCCAAGCCCATGTCAGCCCGGATCTGTGCGAGATCTTCGGTACTGGCCAGCGGGCCGGCCAGAGCGTAGGCGGGATCGCCCGGAGCCATCCGGATCAGGACGAACACTGTTGTAAGCGTGAGGAAGATCGTCAATGCGCTCTGTGCCAAGCGTTTGAGCACGTATTTGAGTGTCGGGTTCATCGCGACACGTCGACGCGGGGAGGTCCCGAGCGTAGTTTGCGGTTTCGGAGCGGTGAGAGTCATCGCCTCAGGCCTCCAATCGGACGACGCCGAGATCGTAGGAGTTGATCGGGGTCAGTGAAACATTCTGAACGCGTGTGCGTTTCGCGAGCAGCGCGTTGGGGACAAAACTCCACAGGCAGGGCCATGTGTTCCAGATGTCCTGCTGCGCGGCGTCGAGAAGCGCGGCACGCCTGGCTGGATCCGGTTCGCTCGATGCGGCTTGGATTTTCGCGGTGATCTCGGGAAAGACGTATCCGTGATAGGTATCGCGAGTTGCTTCCTTCTCGGCGGTTCCCGCATACATGCCCTGCAATGTGGTCAGTGCAAGTCCGGTCTGGTTGCCGTAGCCGTTGCCAAGGACATCCCAGTCTCCGGTCTTGCCCTGACGCCAGGACGAGATGTCACCGCCAGGCTCGAACTGTTGCAGTTTGACGCGTACGCCCACCGCTTTCATCATTTCGAGCACCGATTCCATCACCGATACGTCGTTGGTGAACTCTCCGGTTTCCCAGATGAAGGTGAGTTCCAGATCGTCGGCGCCCTCGGCTTCGAGCATTTGTCGGGCTTTCCGTGGATCGTATTGGTAAGTGCCGGTTTTCACGGCTCCGTCCAAGGTCGAAGGTGCGGGACCGGTAGCTGGGACCGCAGATCCGATCAGCACGTCTCGAGCGAGCGACTCGCCGTCGATGGCGTAAGTCAGTGCCTCGCGGACACGCGGATTGGAGAGTGGATGGTCGGCGGGCTTGCGGAAGTTGAAGAACAGCTGGTTGATTCGAGTACTCGGCACGGTATCAACCTGAACGCCGGGGAGGTCCGCCAGTTGTTCTGCGGAGTCGGGGCTGATCGAGTCGATGACGTCGACCTCGCCGCTCCGCAGCGCAACCACTCTGCCTGCCTCTTCGGGGATGAAGCGAACCTGGACTCGACGAACACCGGGGGCTGGGCCCCAGTAGTTGTCGTTGGCGACCAGCGTGTAATCGCCGGTGCCACGGTTCGATTCGCTGACGACGAACGGGCCGGAACCGACTCCGCTCTGCAGTTCATTCGGTTCGTTGGCGGCCGCCGGCGTGATCAAGATATTCGACATGAGTGAGTCCAGCACCGGCACCGGGGATTTTGTTCGGAGAATGAATGTGCGGTCGTCGATCGGCACCACGGTGGGCCACTCCGGGAATTGAGGGGCGACAAACGATCCGCTGACCTGCTGGTACATCTCCATGGCCGTCGTGACGTCGTCGATGACGACGGGGGTGCCGTCGGAGTAGCGGATTCCCTCGCGGAGGCGAACTGTCCACTCGGTGGGGCCGGTCGAGTCGAACTGATCGGCAAGAACCAGTTGCGGCGTGAGGTTGTCGCCGATACGGGTGAGACCTTGCCGGACACCTCGCTGGGCCGTGACTGCGGCGTCGAATTGGTTGAGTTTGTTGTCGAGGCTGACGAGTGAACGGTTGAGTCCGAGTACGAGCGTGTCTTGGGTCGGCTTGCCGGTGGGTCCGGCGCATGCAGCTGTCGAACCCAGAAGCGTTGCGCCACCGATCAGCCCCGTGAACTGCAAGAAGGAGCGCCGGGAGAGCTGTGGTGTTCGCAAACGAGAATTGGTCATCGGTGACCTTTCGATCCTGACGGGCAGCGTGGGGGCGACGCTCCGAGTGGATTGTTTGCGCACAATCGTGTCGGACTCTCGCTTGTAACTCAGCTCACAATGGCACTGTTGCGCACTTCGCGCAAGTCCCGTAACTTCATTTGCGTACTTCGCGCATCAATTGCGAGACTGTGCATACTCGATTCAGACCGAAAGGGGGTCGAGGTAATTGATGAAACCGCTGGTAGTAATCGCTGATGACCTGTCCGGGGCCGCGGAATCGGCCGCCGGATTTCTGTCCCGCAGTAGCGCCGTATCGCTCAGGCTCCGCCCCGGCGTGCAGGACGGAAGCGATGTGACCGTCTTTGATCTGCACTCGCGGCGTTCCGATCCCGCGCAGGCCGCTCGCGACGTCGGCGCTGTTCTCCATTCGGCTTCGGGCTCCGCCGTCGTGAAGAAGATCGACTCTCTGCTCCGGGGCAACGTAGCTGCCGAGGTTGCAGAACTTACACGCGACGGCTCGCCGGTCATTGTTGCTGCTGGGCTCCCTGCGTTGGGACGCACGATTCGAGACGGCGTCCCACTGATCGACGGTGTTCCGTTGCATACAACCTCGTTGTGGCGCGCGGAGGCGATGCAACCTCCACGTTCGATCGCCGAAGTGCTCGGCAATTCAGTGTCCACCACTGACGTATCGCTGGTCGTCGTTCGGTCCGGAAAGCTATCGGGAGTTCTCGGGGCGATCGCAGATTCCGGATCAGTAGCCGTCTGCGACGTAGAAACGGATGCCGATCTCGACGTGATTGTGGCTGCAGCGCAAGATGTTCCGCAGTCCCGGCTTGTGGGAACTGCTGCGCTGACTGCGGCTGTCGCTCGAAGCCGTGCAGCGCAATCGCCGGGTGCTCCTGTGCAACTTCGTGCTTCGCGAAGCAGTTTGACGGTGGTGGGAACGGCGGACGTCTCCGCGGCTGAGCAGGTGGCCTTGCTTCGGGATTCGGGCGTACGGCACGTGCTCGTGAACAGTGCCGACCTCTTATCGAATTCAGCTGAGCCGTCTACGATTCTGGAAGCCCTCGACAGCGGAAATGTAGTCGTTTCGGTTGGCGGACCGGTCGTACCGGCAGAGGCCGCCCGCTTGGTGTTTGCTCTGGCTGAATTGATCGTGGTGGTAGATGCGAGTCGCGTAGGTCGCGAATACCCACTTGATCTAGTCCTTACCGGCGGTGAGACCGCGCGCAGCGTTCTCGATCGACTGGGCGTCGAGCATCTGTCACCGGTGTGCGAAATCGAATACGGTGCAGTGCTTTCCAGTGACCTGACGGGTCGCTACGTAGTCACTCGGCCGGGCAGTTTCGGCGATGTACGCAGTCTTCTTTCCATCACGGAGTTTCTCTCACGCCCCGCATCGGTCGTCGCTCCGCACAGTCCACGTTCGGTAAATCCTTCAGACAACGAGGTCAACGCAATGCCAATCGAATCCGCACCACTGCCGCTGATCGCTGTCACGATGGGGGACGGCGCCGGCGTCGGGCCCGAAGTGATTGTTCCTGCATTACTCGACGACGAAACCAGAAAGCGTTGCCGCCCGGTTGTTGTCGGCGACGCGAAACGCCTACGTCTGGCTGCCGAAGTACTCGGTATCGATGTCGACGTGGTGGCAATCGACGAGGTCAAGGATGCCGAATTCACGGCCGGACGAATCAACGTCATCGACCTCGATCTGCTGCCGGAGGATCTGGCGTGGGGTGAATTGTCTGCCGTCGCAGGTGATGCCGCGTACCAGTACATCCGTGTTGCAAGCGAACTCGCTGTTCGCGGCGAGGTTCAGTCGATCTGCACTGCGCCCCTGAACAAGGAGGCCCTACACGCGGCAGGCCATATCTTCCCAGGGCATACGGAACTGCTCGCGCACCTGACTGGCACCGAGGAAGTGTCGATGATGCTGTCGACGCCCAAGCTGAAGGTTATCCACGTGACCACGCACATCGGACTCCTCGACGCAGTCGCTCGGATCGAACCCGGACTGGTCGAGCGGACTATTCGTCGAGGTCACGAAGCTTTGGTGCGCACGGGTAATCCGGCGCCGAAGATCGGAGTGTGTGGCATCAATCCGCACGCCGGGGAGAACGGGCTCTTCGGCTACGGGGAGGAAGAACAGAAGATCATTCCGGCCGTCGAACTACTTCAAGCAGAGGGCATGGATGTGCACGGTCCGTTGCCTGCTGATACTGCCTTCTTCTTGGCCGGTCGCGGCGACTACGACTTGATCGTCGCGATGTACCACGATCAGGGGCATGGTCCGGTCAAGGTCCTCGGAATCGAAGCGGGTGTCAACATCACCGTCGGTTTGCCTGTCATTCGTACATCGGTAGACCATGGAACTGCCTTCGATATCGCAGGTAAGGGCATAGCCGAGGCCGGTAGTATGGTCGAGGCGCTGCGGCAGGCAGCCGAATTGGCAACCAGCACATTCGTTTCCAAGTAGGCACGGAGTTTTCGAAGGGGGAGCGATGGCCATCCGAGAGTCGGAGGCGAGGCGGTCGGAGATTGCGAGGCTCGCGCGCACCAGCGGTCTGGCCAGTGTCGAGGATTTGTCTGCTCAATTCGGGGTGACCGCGTCCACGATCCGTCGCGACCTGAGTCAGTTGACTGCGCAGGGGGTTATTGCCCGGACATACGGCGGCGCGATTGCTCTCAACCCACATCCGGAATCGTCCTTGCGTCAACGCGCGATGGAGGGGTTCGACGCAAAACGCGGAATTGCCGAGTGGGCT
The nucleotide sequence above comes from Rhodococcus sp. KBS0724. Encoded proteins:
- a CDS encoding aldehyde dehydrogenase family protein, translated to MTDILDRTKIYVDGSWIESAGSGRIDVLNPATEEVIAQVAEGTADDVDVAAVAARKAFPEWSALTGAERAEYLSKAASLIAERIDELAALVSQDMGMPLGFAKPVQIGMPLANLNAFAELARTYDFDAHEVGNSLIVREPAGVVGAITPWNFPLHQVVLKVGGALAAGCTVVLKPTEVAPLITYALADIFDEIGLPAGVFNLVSGYGPVVGEAIAGHPEVDMVSFTGSTRAGKRVAIVAADTIKRVSLELGGKSANVILDDADLEKAVTDGVAKCFLNSGQTCSALTRMLVPAEKVDEAAAIAAAVAAHFPVGDPTQPTSVLGPLVNANQLGRVRGYIEKGVAEGATAVVDGRETGLASGYFVGPTVFSNVTEDMTIAREEIFGPVLSIMGYKDEADAVRIANGTEYGLAGGVWSGDPDRADRVARQLRAGQVEVNGGAFNTNAPFGGYKQSGIGREAGTFGLEEFLEIKAIQR
- a CDS encoding ABC transporter ATP-binding protein, whose protein sequence is MGNLLRVDDLQIELVTANGVIRAVDGVSFCIDAGETVTIIGESGSGKSTTAMGILGLLPDDLAVLSGKVAFKGQDILGNTKILNDIRGRHIALIPQDPMTALSPVHTIGSQLREAVRHSGVTAKKQQIERAVELLEQVRIPYPDQQLDKYPHQLSGGMLQRVLIAGALAAGPELIVADEPTSALDVTVQAGILDLLLELQERTGIGMLVITHDLGVARLVSDRIYVMKDGRFVETGSADVLVDTPQNAYTQKLLDAIPHLGPWDGDPATDTRSPQIGASA
- a CDS encoding aldo/keto reductase; this encodes MTAPLELPKLVLGTMTFGDTVDAAGAGSMLDAALDAGISHIDTANGYAGGESERMLAKLLHGRRDSITLATKAGMPHPDAGDNSPLSAQGLRASIEGSLRRLDTDYVDLFYLHQPDRTVSLTETLTTVAELVAEGKIRALGVSNFAAWQISEINYTADTVGAPRPIVAQQLYNLLARRIEEEYAEFADVTGLTTMVYNPLGGGLLTGRHTFEENPADGRFGDSRLASMYKERYWNTQIFDAIAQLSTIAEQAGITMTELALRWLVSKPATGPILLGGSKVTHLESNIAALSRGALDNAIVEECDQVGATLRGPMPNYNR
- a CDS encoding ABC transporter permease — encoded protein: MTLTAPKPQTTLGTSPRRRVAMNPTLKYVLKRLAQSALTIFLTLTTVFVLIRMAPGDPAYALAGPLASTEDLAQIRADMGLDKSVFSQYLIYLWDLLHLNLGTSYSFQAPAMDVVLGRLPYTITLAVSSILLTAVLSIPLGVWMARHADTRRELGANVVAVGGQSMPEFWSGLMLVTIFAVLIPVLPAAGFTTWPSLILPTVTIAILQIALISRMVRREMVSAFASPYITVARSRGVSERELTWRYAMRNSAIPIVTALGTRFAGMLNGVVVVEVVFAWPGVGSLVVRALETRDYPLIQATVLVTAVLAVLVQLAVDLLYPLLDPRVRLGKGAN
- the pdxA gene encoding 4-hydroxythreonine-4-phosphate dehydrogenase PdxA; the protein is MKPLVVIADDLSGAAESAAGFLSRSSAVSLRLRPGVQDGSDVTVFDLHSRRSDPAQAARDVGAVLHSASGSAVVKKIDSLLRGNVAAEVAELTRDGSPVIVAAGLPALGRTIRDGVPLIDGVPLHTTSLWRAEAMQPPRSIAEVLGNSVSTTDVSLVVVRSGKLSGVLGAIADSGSVAVCDVETDADLDVIVAAAQDVPQSRLVGTAALTAAVARSRAAQSPGAPVQLRASRSSLTVVGTADVSAAEQVALLRDSGVRHVLVNSADLLSNSAEPSTILEALDSGNVVVSVGGPVVPAEAARLVFALAELIVVVDASRVGREYPLDLVLTGGETARSVLDRLGVEHLSPVCEIEYGAVLSSDLTGRYVVTRPGSFGDVRSLLSITEFLSRPASVVAPHSPRSVNPSDNEVNAMPIESAPLPLIAVTMGDGAGVGPEVIVPALLDDETRKRCRPVVVGDAKRLRLAAEVLGIDVDVVAIDEVKDAEFTAGRINVIDLDLLPEDLAWGELSAVAGDAAYQYIRVASELAVRGEVQSICTAPLNKEALHAAGHIFPGHTELLAHLTGTEEVSMMLSTPKLKVIHVTTHIGLLDAVARIEPGLVERTIRRGHEALVRTGNPAPKIGVCGINPHAGENGLFGYGEEEQKIIPAVELLQAEGMDVHGPLPADTAFFLAGRGDYDLIVAMYHDQGHGPVKVLGIEAGVNITVGLPVIRTSVDHGTAFDIAGKGIAEAGSMVEALRQAAELATSTFVSK
- a CDS encoding HpcH/HpaI aldolase/citrate lyase family protein is translated as MSAQEFAARIRGRERILGYWSVIDSPISTEWIAHVGWDYIALDMQHGLIGYSGMVAGLTAIDSSPATVGMVRVEANNPTPIGRALDAGAVGVIVPLINNAEEAAAAVAAAKYPPFGVRSYGPMRSQLRVGPIPADANRDTVVFAMIETPQGLANVEEICAVPGLDGVYVGPSDLRIAVGGKHSNDPDVSEEFEAALTRVREAAAAAGVAAGIHTPAGQVAAQRLGEGYTFATVASDLTHLANVSAQHLEAAKS
- a CDS encoding ABC transporter substrate-binding protein translates to MTNSRLRTPQLSRRSFLQFTGLIGGATLLGSTAACAGPTGKPTQDTLVLGLNRSLVSLDNKLNQFDAAVTAQRGVRQGLTRIGDNLTPQLVLADQFDSTGPTEWTVRLREGIRYSDGTPVVIDDVTTAMEMYQQVSGSFVAPQFPEWPTVVPIDDRTFILRTKSPVPVLDSLMSNILITPAAANEPNELQSGVGSGPFVVSESNRGTGDYTLVANDNYWGPAPGVRRVQVRFIPEEAGRVVALRSGEVDVIDSISPDSAEQLADLPGVQVDTVPSTRINQLFFNFRKPADHPLSNPRVREALTYAIDGESLARDVLIGSAVPATGPAPSTLDGAVKTGTYQYDPRKARQMLEAEGADDLELTFIWETGEFTNDVSVMESVLEMMKAVGVRVKLQQFEPGGDISSWRQGKTGDWDVLGNGYGNQTGLALTTLQGMYAGTAEKEATRDTYHGYVFPEITAKIQAASSEPDPARRAALLDAAQQDIWNTWPCLWSFVPNALLAKRTRVQNVSLTPINSYDLGVVRLEA
- a CDS encoding ATP-binding cassette domain-containing protein translates to MSTHNTPLLAVEDLVVEYPVPDGVFRAVDTVSFAVEKGKTLAIVGESGCGKSTIARSIVRLLTPTSGRILVDGTDIAQMSEKSLRPFRSRVQMVFQDPYGSLDPHLTAEDIIGEPLRLKGVRSKAERARAAAELVDRVGLPSSALHRRPAEFSGGQRQRIGIARALASGPEILVCDEATSALDVSVQAQVLELLREIQADTGLTYVFISHNLGVVREISETVVVMSKGTIVESGSTEAVLASPREPYTRALRGAALDPTTMVGIKPRHVVAALSRNLLAKQTAPQGVTR
- a CDS encoding ABC transporter permease; protein product: MTTVLEPPTTPRPSAVTEADFARAGATRRKRDSRVKIWAGSICALVVILPVALAGLLPLADPNQTNLSQRRLPPLSDGHLFGTDQLGRDLLSRILHGGQVSLTIGILAVVVSGIIGVVAGSAAGYFGGWVDTVISRLLEAQLSLPLLMMLLLVVALFGPSIPVITFVIAIAQWPEVARLTRSLVLVEREKPYVAAARVLGLTRMAILVRHVIPNIVKQASLVVLLLLAQAVLLESSLSYLGAGPQRPFATWGRIIADGQDYITTSWWIVTLTGLMIVLLVVGVNLLGDGLRDRPAGSKRLGASLFRRGGVQKAKA